A window of the Dermacentor variabilis isolate Ectoservices unplaced genomic scaffold, ASM5094787v1 scaffold_12, whole genome shotgun sequence genome harbors these coding sequences:
- the LOC142566113 gene encoding protein CNPPD1 isoform X3, which translates to MNLFRAISFDNDQEDLLLGPDLQIFGDHVELGDRIRKTLYYGKLPTTDRPSLALTGISVEMFSKVLPNDGLKVLDMHYAASVSRRACITPCSMMLAMVYLDQLRHKNPQYMTSVSSCDLFLVSMLVASKFLYDDGEEDEVFNNEWAASANMELKDLNLLEREFLDALDWNLYVKPKAFARVLDNMETRIAYLESTKRGWTTYTDVCVLSKSAVLKRCWLLIYDGVIKGTI; encoded by the exons ATGAACTTATTCCGCGCTATTTCGTTTGACAACGACCAGGAGGATCTGCTTTTAGGCCCCGATTTACAA ATATTTGGCGACCATGTGGAACTCGGTGACCGGATCAGGAAGACACTCTACTATGGAAAACTGCCGACGACGGACCGACCTTCCTTGGCGCTGACAG gaATCTCTGTTGAGATGTTTTCAAAGGTCCTGCCAAATGATGGTCTTAAAGTTCTCGACATGCACTATGCAGCATCGGTGTCAAG GAGGGCCTGTATCACTCCATGCTCCATGATGCTGGCTATGGTTTACCTGGACCAACTGCGACACAAGAACCCACAGTACATGACTTCTGTTTCATCTTGTGACTTGTTCCTGGTATCTATG CTCGTGGCTTCAAAATTCCTGTATGACGATGGTGAAGAGGATGAGGTCTTCAACAATGAATGGGCTGCATCAGCAAACATGGAGCTGAAGGACCTGAACCTTTTGGAGAGGGAGTTTCTGGATGCTCTG GACTGGAATTTGTACGTGAAACCCAAGGCATTTGCACGTGTTCTGGACAACATGGAAACAAG GATTGCATACTTGGAGTCCACAAAGCGAGGTTGGACCACTTACACGGATGTGTGTGTGCTGAGCAAGAGTGCTGTGCTCAAGCGTTGTTGGCTACTAATCTATGACGGTGTGATCAAG GGCACCATCTGA